AGCGATTGCGCGCGGCTGCCGGAAGACGCACCCGAAGCTCCGGCCCCTTTTTGCAAGGCATCAACAGTCTCATCCACGGCGGCCAGAATTTCGACCACGCGAATTTCAGACGCCGGGCGCGCAAGGCGATATCCGCCACCCGGTCCGCGCACCGATGAAACCAGCTCGGCCCGGCGCAGCTTTACAAAAAGCTGCTCCAGATACGGTAGCGACACATCTTGGCGTTCTGAGATTTCTCCAAGCGTCACAAGCCGGTCGCTTGGTTGCAGCGCAATATCCGCCAAGGCAACCATCGCGTATCGCCCTTTGGTCGACAGCTTCATCTTTTGCCCCCTCTTTGCAGGAATTGCGCGAAATCATTGACGGCGACGCTGCCAGTGCGTATCTCCGACTGACAGCGCTGACGCGCAGTGAAATGTAATTAGAACCGTTCTAAGGTGTCCGACGATTATCGTCAAGTATATCCGGGCACCCGCACGAAAAAGACAGGACCAAAGCACACATGCCCGAGGTGATTTTTCCCGGACCCGAAGGCCGCCTGGAAGGCCGCTACCACCCGCAAAAGGAAAAAGACGCACCGATCGCAATCGTGCTTCACCCGCATCCTCAATTTGGCGGGACCATGAACAACAAGGTGGTCTATAACCTGCACTATGCCTTCTACAACATGGGCTTCACCGTGTTGCGCTTTAACTTCCGCGGCGTTGGCCGCAGTCAGGGCGAGTATGATCAGGGTGTAGGTGAGCTGAGCGATGCGGCTTCGGCACTGGATTATCTGCAATCCATGAACAACAATTCGAAACACTGCTGGGTTGCAGGGTTTTCATTTGGGGCATGGATCGGAATGCAGTTGCTGATGCGCCGGCCTGAAATCACCGGGTTCATCAGCGTGTCGCCACCGGCCAATATGTACGACTTTTCATTCCTGGCGCCCTGCCCCTCATCCGGCCTGATCATCAACGGATCCGCCGACCGTGTGGCTCCTCCGGCAGACACCACGTCACTGGTGAATAAACTACATGAGCAAAAGGGCATCACGATCACTCATAACGAGGTTGAAGGCGCAGATCACTTCTTCCAGGATCGCCACATGGACACGTTGATTACCGATGTCAGCGACTATGTGAAACGCCGCCTGACTGAGAACACCCGCTGATGTCCGACACCATCACAACTCTTGCGGCCAAACTGGCCGAAGATACGATGAAGGTTATGGACGAAACCGGGGAAGACCGTTTCTTTGTCGAAGTCGGCGAAGTGCTGGGGGCGGCCTCGCAGTCTTTGGAAGAGGCATTTCTGACCGAAATCCGCGTGCGCCTGGCCGAGCGTAAGGCCAGACAGTTTGTCATCAGACGTCTGGCTGCACACCGCTCCAAACAAAAAGCGATAGAAAAGCAATGAATGATCGTTTGTCGGCCCAGATCGAGTTTCTGAAACGGGCCGACATGTTGAAGACGGTCGAGCGCGCAAACGTCCTGCTCGACCAGTCCCGACCCGAAAACTCTGCCGAACACAGCTGGCATCTGGCATTGTGGGCCATGGTGATGGCCCCTCTGGCCGGGCCAGATGTGTCGATTGATCGGGTTATCCGAATGTTGCTGTTGCATGATTTGGTTGAGATCGTCGTAGGCGACCATCCAATCCATTTGGAAACCGACTGGGATGAGCTGGCGAACGCAGAACAAAATGCAGCGTCACATCTGTTTGGTCTGCTACCGGAAGATCAGGCGCAGTTCTTTTTGTCCTTGTGGCAAGAGTTCGAAGCAGACCAGACACCAGATGCGCAGTTTGCAAAAGTTCTGGATCGCTGCCAGCCGCTGTTTCAGGTGCTGTGCGCGTCTGATCCCAGGCCAGACCATGTGGATATCGCCCGTGCCAATCTGGATGGGGGCCGAGCGGCCTATCTGTCGCAGGTCTTTCCACTGGCCTTCCGCCACGCAAGCGACCTGCTGAACAGGTCTGCGCCTCAGGACAATGCCTTTACAAGGCGGCTCGACTTTCTGACCGAAGCAGATCAGTTGAAATCGGTGATACGCGCCTCGCGCCTAATGGCTTCGGATCGGTTAGAGAACTCGGCAGAGCATTCCTGGCATATCATGCTTTACGCCTGGGTTTTGTCAGAACACGCGCACTCCGAAATTCGTGTGGATCGGGTGCTTCAGATGCTTCTTCTGCACGATATCGTCGAAATCGATGCCGGAGATCACCCTATTCACGGTCAGGTCAACCACGCCGAGCAGGAGGCAAAGGAACAAGCGGCAGCTCAAAGGTTGTTTGGTCTTTTGCCAGATGCGCAGCAGGTATTTTTCGCGGACTTGTGGCGGGAGTTTGAAGCTTGCGAGAGTGCAGACGCTCGATTTGCAAAATCAGTCGACCGGTTTCAGACACCGATTGCCAACCTGGAAAACGGTGGCGGTTCATGGATCGAATACAACGTAACTTTTGCCCAACTCGAAGCACGTGTGGGACCGGCGATCAGAAATGGGGCACCAGATCTTTGGAAATGGCTGCACCCCATGCTCGTCGGATTTTTCGATAACCGCGAAACTACGCTACTGGACGCGTGACAGAAAAAAAGGAGCCCAAAGGCTCCTTTTTCCCTTTCAAGTTCCGAGTGGCTTTAAAACACACGACTACTATCGAACTGTTGAACCACAATGGCTGCCTCATTTTCGACGGACCCCCCGTCAGCAAGCCACCCAACTGCCACTATCAGACCAGAAACCAAAATGACCGACTTTGCGAATGTCGTCATCGAACAATACTCTTTAACAAATCATAAAATATGAGCCAAACCTTACACTTATTCTAACCTGAGAATAGTCAGGTATACCTGACCTAACGGAAATTTTAGTTTGAGACTTGTCTTGCTTATCGCGCGTGTTCCGTGTTCAAGGCGCACAAACCCTATAGCTCTGCGAGAGACCATAATGCCTCAAGCCTATCTGTTTCTGTTACTCGCCGTGATGGCGGAAACCATCGGCACAACCGCATTGCAGGCCAGCCAGCAATTCACCCGGTTTTGGCCGTCTGTTCTTGTTATTTTGGGGTACGGGGTCGCCTTCTATCTTCTGGCGCTGACCCTCAAAACCATGCCTGTGGGCATCGTTTATGCAATTTGGTCTGGGCTGGGAATCTTTCTGATCGCGATCATCGGGTTCTTGGTGTTTGGTCAAAAGCTGGACTGGCCTGCGGTGCTTGGGCTGAGCATGATTCTGGCTGGAATTCTGATCATTCACCTGTTTTCGAAGACTGCAGGCCACTGATCCACGGTTAGGGCTGGTATATTTTGCCGCGCCGCGTTATGCGCGCGGCAACTTCCCGTTCAAAGGCTGACCTCTCATGGACCTGCGCAATATCGCAATCATCGCTCACGTGGACCACGGTAAAACGACCCTGGTGGATGAGCTGCTCAAACAATCCGGTGCGTTCCGGGAAAATCAGGCTGTGGCGGAACGTGCCATGGACAGCAATGATCTGGAACGTGAACGCGGCATTACCATTCTGGCCAAAGCCACCTCGGTCGAATGGAAAGACACCCGCATTAACATCGTCGACACCCCCGGCCACGCCGATTTCGGTGGCGAGGTTGAGCGGATCCTCAGCATGGTTGACGGTGTTGTCTTGCTGGTCGACGCCGCAGAAGGTCCTATGCCGCAGACCAAGTTTGTGACCTCCAAAGCGTTGGCACTTGGCTTGCGTCCAATCGTGGTTCTGAACAAGGTCGACAAACCCGATGCTGAACCTGATCGTGCGCTGGACGAGTGTTTTGATCTGTTCGCCAACCTTGGGGCTGATGATGATCAGCTGGATTTCCCAGCTATGTACGCCTCAGGCCGTTCTGGTTGGGCGGACATGGAGCTGGACGGCCCTCGCAAGGACCTAAGCGCCCTGTTCGATCTGATCGTCGATCACGTCCCTGCCCCCAAGCAGACCGGCCACAAGGAAGAGCCCTTCCGCATGTTGGCCACCACGCTCGGCAGCGATCCGTTTATCGGTCGTATTCTGACGGGTCGCGTGGAAAGCGGCACATTGAAAGCAGGCGATAGCCTGAAAGCGCTCAGCCGTGATGGCACGCTGATCGAGAACTTCCGCGCCTCGAAAATCCTGGCGTTCCGTGGCCTGGCGCAACAACCCATCGATGTCGCCGAAGCCGGGGACATTGTGACCATCGCTGGAATGAGCAAGGCTACTGTGGCAGATTCCCTGGTCTCGCCACAGGTTGAAGAGGCCCTGCCCGCGCAGCCCATCGACCCGCCAACCATCACCGTGACTTTCGGCATCAACGATTCTCCCCTGGCGGGTCGCGACGGCAAAAAGGTTCAGTCCCGTGTCATCCGAGATCGCCTGATGAAAGAAGCCGAATCGAACGTTGCGATCCGCATCACCGACACCCCTGGCGGCGAAGCTTTCGAAGTCGCTGGCCGTGGCGAATTGCAGATGGGCGTTCTGATCGAGAACATGCGCCGCGAAGGTTTCGAGCTCAGCATCTCCCGACCGCAGGTTCTGTTCCGCGAGGAAAACGGTCAACGGTTGGAGCCCGTGGAAGAAGTCACCATCGACGTGGATGACGAATATTCTGGCGCAGTGATCGAGAAGATCACTGGCGCGCGTAAAGGCGAGTTGGTCGAGATGCGTCCAGCAGGCGCCGGCAAGACCCGCATCATCGCCCACGTCCCTTCGCGCGGCTTGATCGGGTATCATGGAGAGTTTTTGACCGATACACGCGGCACGGGTGTTCTGAACCGCGTGTTTCACGACTGGGCGCCTCACAAAGGCCAAATCCCCGGCCGTCGCGCGGGCGTTCTGATCTCGATGGAGAACGGACAAGCCGTTGCTTATGCGCTGTGGAACCTGGAAGAGCGCGGCCGCATGTTTGTCGGTCCGCAGACCGATGTCTATCAGGGCATGGTGATCGGAGAGCATTCACGCGACAACGATCTGGAGGTCAATCCGCTGAAAGGCAAGAAACTGACCAACGTGCGTGCAAGTGGTTCAGACGATGCGGTCCGTCTTACACCCCACGTTCAGTTCTCGTTGGAAGAGGCCATTGCCTATATCGACGACGACGAACTTGTCGAAGTGACACCCAACGCAGTTCGTCTGCGCAAGCGTTATCTGGACCCACATGAACGCAAGCGGATGGCAAAATCGGCGTGACAACCTGAACTTGTGGCTGACTTAAAGGGAAACAATGGCATAACTGTGGCATTTTTGCTTCCACTTGATCAAAAAACGATTTTCGAAAGGCCGGGCATAACGCCCGGCTTTTTCTTGAAAAGATAGAAATTTCTTCCTTAGGTTGCATTAATTTTTACCCTTTCGCCCTGACCACATCTTGCGATTAAGTCGATCTAAAGGTGTAAATATGCCCGAAGTGTGACGTCGTTCACTCACACAAAAGTTTAAATGGTGCATAGAGATGCACGTGTAAGGTGCCGAGTTCCGAGGAGTTAATGATGGTTTTTCGTTCCCTTAAGTTACCAGTCTTTTTTGCCGTAACGGCAGTTTTTGTTTTGCCTGTGACCGATGCGTTTGCAAGCGGAACGTGTACCGTGAAAACAGCCCGTCAATCCGCGGGGTCGCCGTCAGTCTTGTGCGAATGTGATGCTGTGACCACTGGAATGTTGCGGTATATTCAGCGCCGTGCAGACTTTGATGAGATCGTGGCCCGTCTGGGCGCCGAATGCTCTCCGCTTGCGGATCTGCTGACAGACCTTCCAACGGCATCAGTTGGATCGTCGGACACACGCGCGGGCGATGGGCCGGCAAATGAAGGTACTGGCACCGACGGCTTTGGCGGATTTGGTGACACACCCGACAGTGATGGCCCACAAGGTGATCCCGGTCCGCAGGGTAATCCTGGTCCACAAGGTGATCCAGGCCCACAAAGTGATCCCGGTCCGCAAAACGATCCCGACCCACAAGGTGACCCTGATCCACAAGGTGACCCTGACCCACAAGGAGATCCCGATCCACAGGGCGATCCGGATCCGCAGGACGATCCCGAACCACACGATCCGGATTATGATTATCCGGGTGACGGAATTGGTCTTCGGTAAATCAGACGAAATAAAGTACTTTCAAAGGTCGCCGCAACACTCGGCGACCTTTCTTAAGTGAAGTTATTGTTTAACGGATTTCGATCATTTGAAACCAATTTAACTATAGACGCTGTTGCCAAAGGCCGACCAGCTTCCATGTCGGTTCCTGTAAAATTAGCTCTAACTCTTACCGTAGACACCAACCCATCTTTGCGGTTGGTTAGGATCCTGCATGCGGAGAAAAAGATACCGCGTTGCTTTCCAAGGTTTGATGCGATTGGTCAAATTGTCCAAAACTAAATCACCGTTGGCCGAACGGTATATAAGGACCGCATGAGGGGTTCGGCGTGTATCCAGAACGGTGGCAATCAGCAATTTGTTCGGATCCACCCCCGCATTTATCAAATCCCGCTTCTTGAGCAGTGCAAAGTCTTCGCAATCGCCACCTCTGGTCGTTGGCAATGCCCACAACTCTCTTGTTTTGTACTGAGACTGATCAGTAACTTCTCGGGTCGAGGCGTTCACACGTCGGTTCACCTGCTTCACAATCTGCATTTCCAACTGACTGGAAAGTGCCGCCGATCGTTTTGCTGTGCACGCCCACCGATACTGGCTGCAAAGATTTCTTGCCCCGCTTGGTGGAGGCGAGGACGCGACGGCGGGAATAAAGCGACCTTCAGATGCTTGGGCATCTGTTGTCCCAAAAGGCGATGCAAGGAACATGGCGCTTAGACCAACAGCACATACAGCAGAGGTCAAAGCCTTTGCAAGCCGGTGGTTGGTTGATTTGATCACTGATGTCATGCCCATTCCCCGAGACAGTATCGTTACAACGACTGCCGATACCCAAGGACCATATTCCACTTTTTGAAACTATCCTTTAACGATCCTCAGTCGCAATCATTGAGAACGTGCAAATGAA
The genomic region above belongs to Ruegeria sp. HKCCD4315 and contains:
- a CDS encoding multidrug efflux SMR transporter, with amino-acid sequence MPQAYLFLLLAVMAETIGTTALQASQQFTRFWPSVLVILGYGVAFYLLALTLKTMPVGIVYAIWSGLGIFLIAIIGFLVFGQKLDWPAVLGLSMILAGILIIHLFSKTAGH
- a CDS encoding HD domain-containing protein, with product MNDRLSAQIEFLKRADMLKTVERANVLLDQSRPENSAEHSWHLALWAMVMAPLAGPDVSIDRVIRMLLLHDLVEIVVGDHPIHLETDWDELANAEQNAASHLFGLLPEDQAQFFLSLWQEFEADQTPDAQFAKVLDRCQPLFQVLCASDPRPDHVDIARANLDGGRAAYLSQVFPLAFRHASDLLNRSAPQDNAFTRRLDFLTEADQLKSVIRASRLMASDRLENSAEHSWHIMLYAWVLSEHAHSEIRVDRVLQMLLLHDIVEIDAGDHPIHGQVNHAEQEAKEQAAAQRLFGLLPDAQQVFFADLWREFEACESADARFAKSVDRFQTPIANLENGGGSWIEYNVTFAQLEARVGPAIRNGAPDLWKWLHPMLVGFFDNRETTLLDA
- a CDS encoding alpha/beta hydrolase — encoded protein: MPEVIFPGPEGRLEGRYHPQKEKDAPIAIVLHPHPQFGGTMNNKVVYNLHYAFYNMGFTVLRFNFRGVGRSQGEYDQGVGELSDAASALDYLQSMNNNSKHCWVAGFSFGAWIGMQLLMRRPEITGFISVSPPANMYDFSFLAPCPSSGLIINGSADRVAPPADTTSLVNKLHEQKGITITHNEVEGADHFFQDRHMDTLITDVSDYVKRRLTENTR
- the typA gene encoding translational GTPase TypA — translated: MDLRNIAIIAHVDHGKTTLVDELLKQSGAFRENQAVAERAMDSNDLERERGITILAKATSVEWKDTRINIVDTPGHADFGGEVERILSMVDGVVLLVDAAEGPMPQTKFVTSKALALGLRPIVVLNKVDKPDAEPDRALDECFDLFANLGADDDQLDFPAMYASGRSGWADMELDGPRKDLSALFDLIVDHVPAPKQTGHKEEPFRMLATTLGSDPFIGRILTGRVESGTLKAGDSLKALSRDGTLIENFRASKILAFRGLAQQPIDVAEAGDIVTIAGMSKATVADSLVSPQVEEALPAQPIDPPTITVTFGINDSPLAGRDGKKVQSRVIRDRLMKEAESNVAIRITDTPGGEAFEVAGRGELQMGVLIENMRREGFELSISRPQVLFREENGQRLEPVEEVTIDVDDEYSGAVIEKITGARKGELVEMRPAGAGKTRIIAHVPSRGLIGYHGEFLTDTRGTGVLNRVFHDWAPHKGQIPGRRAGVLISMENGQAVAYALWNLEERGRMFVGPQTDVYQGMVIGEHSRDNDLEVNPLKGKKLTNVRASGSDDAVRLTPHVQFSLEEAIAYIDDDELVEVTPNAVRLRKRYLDPHERKRMAKSA
- a CDS encoding transglutaminase-like cysteine peptidase, whose product is MTSVIKSTNHRLAKALTSAVCAVGLSAMFLASPFGTTDAQASEGRFIPAVASSPPPSGARNLCSQYRWACTAKRSAALSSQLEMQIVKQVNRRVNASTREVTDQSQYKTRELWALPTTRGGDCEDFALLKKRDLINAGVDPNKLLIATVLDTRRTPHAVLIYRSANGDLVLDNLTNRIKPWKATRYLFLRMQDPNQPQRWVGVYGKS
- a CDS encoding Rrf2 family transcriptional regulator, coding for MKLSTKGRYAMVALADIALQPSDRLVTLGEISERQDVSLPYLEQLFVKLRRAELVSSVRGPGGGYRLARPASEIRVVEILAAVDETVDALQKGAGASGASSGSRAQSLTNRLWESLSAHVYVFLHQTRLSDVIKNDLAPCPAVPSLFSVVDE